The stretch of DNA CCTTAACATTTTTTATCCATTATTTTACTCTATCGGCACATAAATCTCCGTACGCAAATTCTCAGGCTTGGTGCGCCTTGGATCTCGGTTGAGGTACTTTTCAAAAAGAGGCTTGTCGCGTAGTTTCACGCCACTTTGAACCATCCACTGACCTATCTCATCATAGGTGGCTTTCAGATTTTCATACGCACCTTTATGCAAGAACACCGCAAACTTTCCACCCTCCATCACCTTGCGAAAAACCTCGCCTTTTGGCTCAATACTCGCATCATCACAGCTAATACACGCATCGTAGCGAAGTAGGTCTGGCTCTATAAGGTTCGGATTGTCGTGCCCGATGCCAAAATGCATCGTCTCTTTGTCCATAATTTTTTTATGAAACTTCATTCTTTGCTCGTACACAAAAGGCATCAATACATTCCACGCTTCACACGCTGAGGTTGCATACAAACCTGTTTTTCGCACATACAAAACCGTTATCGGCTCTAAATTCACCACTTTTGGCGACACCATCACAACTCCTTGTTTCGCTTTGAGCTGATCCGAAAAAGCCCTCGGACTCATCCCAAAATGTTTTTTAAACGCTTTGGTAAAGGAGGCATTGGTTTCATAGCCACTATCAAGGGCAATCTGGGTAATTTTTGGTTCAATTTTAAGCTTCCACGTCGTTCTTTGAAGCCTGATGCGACGTATATAATCCCCAATATTTTCACCGCTCACAGCCTTAAAAATTCTATGAAAATGATACTTCGAAAACCCCGCTACTTTGGCTAACTCTTCAAGACTCAGCTCTTGTGCGTAGTTGGCTTCAATGTAAAAGATAACCTTATACACACTGTGAATATAGTCCTCTTTGGTGATCTCTTTCATAGCCCCTCTTTAAAACGTTTATGTGAAAGTGTAGAGTAATGGCGAAGTTAAAACTACTCCGTGGTTGCTAAATTTGAAAATGCGTATAATCTTCCATTTTGAGGTGTTATCGTGTGATTGCCATAAAATCCACGTTTTTTCAGCACTTTGATGATCGTTTTCATCACAAAGCCATGTGAGATAATACACATATTTTTAGTTAAATCACATGTTTTGAAAAACTCATTTATTCTCTGAACAGTATCAATTCTATTTTCACCTTCTGACATATTAAAATACCACTGTATTCTAGCTATAACTAACCAAAGCCACGTGGGAAGGAGCAAAGAAGTTTTTATAAATACTTTTGCATCAACTTCTCTTACTAAATCACTTATCTGATACTTATGGCAAACAAAATCTGCTGTTTTTAGAGCTCTCATCTGGGATGAAACATAAACAATTTCAATATTAGGAAAATCTACCTGTGTATAATGAAGATCAAAAGTATCATAATCTTTGACCCATTGTTCAAATTGGGCACTATTCATCCACGTTGTTGATGTATCTTTCACTTTAAAGTGACGCATCAGATAAATCATGTAAAACTATCTCTTCCCCTCAATATGCTCTATCAACTCCTCTATTACATCAACATAATCCTGCGCATTTCCACTCGCTTTAGCGGCGAGGATAGCGCCCTCAATCGTTGAAGTAATGAAAAGTGCTAGTTTGGTTGTATCGCACGGTTTCATCTCTTTTACTTCAATGGCTTTGTCTAAAATGGCTTTGATATTAGCACGAAAAGCCCCATAGATAGACTTCATCAGCGTATTAAAATCTTCATCGATGTTGGACATCTCTTGGACGATGTTGGCGATAGGACAGCCACGCTTAAAGTCTCTTACGGAAGTGTCGCGCAAACGCGTGTAAAACTCTTCAAGAAAGCCGCTGGTGTAGGTCTCGACATAACGATATTTCTCAGCATTTTTTTGCAAGATAGTCTCTTCGATGGAAGCGAGTGCCATCTCTTTTTTATTGGCAAAGAAGTGGTACATGGAGCCTTTGTGTACGCCCGCTTTGGCTAAGATGTCTGAGAGTGATGCACCTTGGTAGCCGTGTGAAAAGACCTCGTCAAAAGTAGCGTTTATAAGTTTGTCGCGTGTATTTTCCATTGTATATTCCTTATATTTCTAACGTTTATTATAGCACAGTTTTTCGACACTTGACTAAGCGGTCAATTTTAGTTAAAATACCGCTTGACCAAACAGTCAAGTTCTAAAGGAGATTTTATGAAACGAGCTCTTATCGTTGTTGATGTTCAAAATGAATATTTTGATGGTGGTGCATTGCCCATCAGCTATCCGCCTCATAGTTTTGAGCGCATTAAAACGGCTATTGCCCAAGCGCAAAAAGCGGGAATTCTTATCGTTTTTGTGCAACACACCAGCCTCAAAGAAAATGCAGGAGCGTTTGTGCGAGGAAGCCAACTATGGGAATTTCACGATGAGATTAAGACAATAAAACCTGATCTTTACATCGAAAAGAATCATGCGAGTTCATTCATAGGAACTGACCTAAACTGGAGACTAAGAAATCTTGGTATCGACACTGTTTCTATCATAGGTTACATGACTCAAAACTGTTGCGATGCAACCGCAAGAGACGCTTCACAACTTGGATTTAACGTCGAGTTTTTAAGCGATGCCAATGGTACATTGGCTTTTTCTAATGAAGCAGGTGAGGTAAGTGCCGAAGAATTACACCGAGCTTTTTTAGTCGCTCAGGCATTTGGATTTAGTCGCGTTTTAACACTTAATGAATGGATACCATTACTTCATTGACAAAAACCTTGGAATAACATCTGTTTTTCCAAGGTCATTAGCTTACATACAGATACGTTTAAATCTCATCCGCCATGGCAACATTGTACAAAATGTCATCCGTTGGGTGACGGTACATTGGCATACCAAGGCGTTTTTCATCTAAAATATGCCCGATAAAGCCGATGGAGCGCCCCACAACAAAGAGCGCATTGAGCGTTCCTGTCTCTATAAAGCCATCAATTTCATCTTCACTATAGCCTAAAGAACGCCACATATCGACCATCAAAACACCGATGGTGCCATCGACATTTAAGATGAGGTTGTCTTTTTTAGACGTGGTTATCTTCTCAACTTCTAACGCAAACTCTAGCAAAGGAGTCTTTGGAAAATGCGCTTTGGCGTACTGCTTTAACCCCGACACACGAAGATCTGGATTGCGTACCGACTTCACACGATGTCCAATGCCAGAGATGGTTTTTCCCTCTTTTTTCATGTACTCCAAAAATTCATCAGGACTCATACCGTTATCGTTGGCGTATTTAAAATAGCGCGCCGCATCGTCTATCGCTCCACCAAAACGAGGTCCAATGGTAACAAGTCCGCTGACCAGTGCGCTGATGACGTCTTTGCCCGCACGTGCGGTGACTTTGGCATTGTGCGCTCCCGAAACAGCAGGACCATGGTCTGCAACGGTTTTGATGACAGTCTCAAGATAATCCGTCGCCCATTTAGGATAACGTTTTTTAAACCACAACAAGGAGATAACATCACCAATGCCAAAACCTGTTTCAGGTGTTGCCACCGAACTGATAGGATACCCCGCATACGTCGCTTCATCGCCTCTATCGTCTGAAATCGTACAGATAAACTCTTTGCTACGACGTACTTTGGGGATACTTCTCACCTCAGGCTCAACAATTTTTCCGATAATCCCCTTATCGCAAAGCTCGCTGTAAACCTTAGCAATGGTGTTTGGCAGTTCATTGAAACTTGAGGGCACGTAAATGCCAACTTCTGCCATGGCTTTGTTTTTGGCTCCTGCTGTTTCAGCGTTTGCATTGGCAGATGCGCCTGCATGACCAAACTGAACACCTGAGCTAAAGTACTTCGCAATCGTCCCTATACACCACGCGATGATGGGCTTTTTGATACGACCTGAACGTACCGCTTCAATGACTTTGTACTCTTCAAGTCCGCCCACTTCACCAAGTAATACCATGTATTTGACATCGGGATTATGCTCCATGCGAAGTAAGTTGTCGATAAATACAGAACCTACAAAACGGTCACCGCCTATGGCAATGCCCTCAGCGATACCGTCGGCGTTAATTGCGATAATATTGGCAAGTTCGTTAAAAAGCCCGCCTGAACGTGTCACAAGCCCGCACGAACCCGCACGGTGAAGCTTGGAAGCGATGATATTTTCTATCGTGCCACCAATATTGGCGATTTTAAATCCGCCAGGTGCAATGCCTCCCACCGTCGCGGGACCTACGATAAGAACACCCGCATCACGCCCTGTTTGGTTCATCTTGCGTGCAAGTCGCTCAGGGATTCCCTCCGCGGTTACCATCACCATTTTGAACTGTCCCGTGATGTCTATCGCTTCCATCGTGACATCATAGGCGGTACGAAACGAGGCAAAATTGAGCAGAACATCTGCTTTGGGAAAAGCAAGAGCCGCATCTTTGGTGTTTCTAAAAATGGGCACCATAATCTCATCGGCGCCGTAAAAAAACTTTTCAAATTTGTTGCTTGATGTTGGTGCGACGATGGCAGCAACGGAAGGTTTGAGACGATTGATGGTATAGTCATAATCAAGCATACGCTGAATGGCACTGGTGTTGTTGTTCCAAAAAATGGCTTGCGTCTCTTTGGTAAATAAAGCGCTCATCTTCTTCTCCTTATTTTTCAAGTGCCATACGCACGATGTCGGTGACATGTGTTTGCGGGCCATACACTTCGATGTAAAGACCAAGACGATCGGCTGCTTCTTTAATATCTTTGAGACCTTTTTCATAGTTAGGTCCACCCCGACGCACATAAATGCGCGTTCCTACCGCTTTCATTTTGTCGGCGTACATTTCAAACGCTTGAATGATGCCCGTAAACGTTTTCGCCACATCCGTAAAGTTGGCAATCGCCCCTCCGATAATCAAAATCTTATCGCGTCCTTTCGGGTCTTTATGGCGTGTCATCAGGTCTAAAACGGTTTGCGCATAAAAGCGGGTTTCATCGGTGGTTGGACCTCCAGAGTACTCGCCGTAATTCGCCAAATCACTCACATTGCCGCTTAAATCGGCGATGGTGTCGGCATACACCACCGAAGCACCACCCCCTGCGACCATCGTCCAGATACGTCCCATCGGATTGAGAAGGGTCAGTTTCAAAGAAGCCCCCGACTTAGCGTCCGCTTCGGCGATGGCTTTCTCTTCTGCGGATTGGTCTTCCATGCCAAACGCTGTGGGAAACTCTGCCCCACACCACGCATCTTTCATCATAAAACCTGCCGTGTCATCAAGGCGTGCTACAAGATCTAAAATGTGCATATCATTTCCCGTCATAACAATAGGATTTATCTCAAGATAGGCAAAATTCATATCTCTGTAAAAGGCATAAAATTGCTCTGCAAAAGTGATAAAACGCTCTTTATTTTCAGCAGGAATTCCTAAAGGCACATTGGCACGAATGAGATGCGAAATGCTCACGTCATCCATCATAATAGGAATAACGACCTCATTAACCTTTTTCTCCCAACCTTCTTCCACCTCCATGCCACCCTCAGCGGAGAGATACAACACATCGTCTTCTCCCACTGTTGTCGCGCTGATGTAGTACTCTTGGTCTTCTCGATGCGGGGTAAAAGGCTCAACGATAAAACGGTTCAACGTCCCTTTTTCACCGGAGAGCAAAATCGTTTTATACGAACTCTTCTCATCGATCCATTTTATTGCATCTTCCAAAGTCACATCGCCAGCTTGTTTTGTTTTGTATAAAACGAGATTGTTTTTACCCCGTTTACCAAAAAGCATGTCGGGCTTTGCCACGAGCGCCCTTTGCTTGAGCCATTCAAAACCGTGCTCATTTGCCTTAGCGCGCAACTCATCGCCACTGCTTACCGTTACTGATCTAAATCCATAGTGAAATCCGCTGAAATATTTTTCCCAATGTTTTGAAAAAATGGCTTTTCCATCGTACTCACGAATTGCTCTTTGTGCCATCTGTTACTTCCTTGTTTTACATGTATTAAAGTGTTTACAAAACTTTGGTGCTTTTACTTTTTATTTGGTGTCAAAAAAGTTATTTTTATTCAGTACGTCTATCAACTCTCGCACCGACCTGATAGATTCGGCAAAAAGTCTATCTTGCTCGGCGTCAAGGCTAGGGGCAAATACCTGCTCAACACCGCGAGCACCTAGCATGACAGGAACGCCACTGACAACATCATCGTACGCATATTCACCCTCTAGCATCACCGCGCACGGATAGACAAGCTTTTTATCTTGCAAAATAGACTCCACCATCAGCGATGTTGCTTTGGCAGGTGCGTAGTAGGCAGAACCTGTTTGGAGGTAACGCACGATTTCAGCGCCACCATTTTTAGTTTTGGCAACAATTTCATTGATCTCATTCCAATCTAAAAAATCCGTTAAAGGAAGACCCGCTACGGTGGTAAAACGAGGTAGTGGTACCATCGTGTCACCATGCCCTCCAATCACCTGCGCTCTTACTTGTCCACCAAATTCTATTTTGTGTTTATTGTAAATGGCTTCTTGAATGTAATGCGCCATTCTGGCACTATCTAAAATACCTGACATCCCAACAATGCGACTTCTATCCCAGCCTGTCTCTTTGAGTGCCACATAGACCATAACATCTAAGGGATTTGAAACAGGGATGATAATAGCGTTTGGCGAATACGTCTTTACATCTCTGACAACTTCTTTCATAATCTGCGCATTTTTCAAGAGCAAATCATTTCTATTCATCCCCGGAAGTCTTGGACTTCCCGCTGTAATGACGACCAAATCACAATCCGCTAATTGCTCAGGTGTTTGCGCAACCTTTACCAAAGTACTCATTCTTGCAGCTTGTGCTGATTGGCTCATATCTAAAGCCATTCCTTTCGCTCGCTCAACCTTGTGATCGCTAAGAATCACTTCGTGCGCCAATCCGCGCATAGCGATTGAGTAGCCAACGGTTGAACCCACTTGTCCTACCCCAACGATGCCAACTCTTTTACTCTTTCCCATGCTATGCCCTTTTGGTTTGATGTTTAATTTAAGAAGAATTTACACACTTAAATTCTTTCAAATTTTGTAATTATAGCATAATAGAAAATAAACGAGAAGAATTTACACATATTAAGATACTAAATGTAACTTATTAGCCTTTTATGACGAATTTATTTTAAACTTTACAAATTTTGTCCTATTTGTTATAATAACATTGTGAGTATTTTTGAAACATAAAGGTGGAAGTCATGAAATACGATGTTATTATCATTGGAAGTGGCATTGCTGGTATGAGAGCAGCGATCGAGGCGAAAGAGCTTGGTGCCAATGTGGTGATTATAACAAAATCTTCACCTTCGGCGAATAATTCTTTCATGGCAAAAGGTGGCATCAATGCTGCTTTTGGAAACATGGGAGATGCGGACAATATTTTTCAACATATTGCAGAAACACTCAAAAGCTCTGTTGATATTGGAAATGAAGAGTCCATTAGAATCTTTTGTGAACAAGCCCCTACTGCGGTGAGAGAACTCATAGGGTACGGTGTCGAATTTACGAGACTTCCCAATGGCAAAATCGCACAGCGACCTTTTGGTGGTTCAAAATTTAAACGAACGGTTTACGCCGCCGATGAAACGGGACCTGCGATTATGAAAGCCTTGTATGAGGTGATTAAAAATTATGAGATTGACATCATCAAAAATCACATGGCTATCAATTTAATGACGAAAAATAACATTATCTCAGGCGTTACACTTTTTGACGAAGAGACACAAAAAGTTGTTGTCTGCGAGGGCAAAAGCATCATTTTAGCGAGTGGTGGGTTTGGCTCTTTGTATAAAAACTACACATCTAACGTCAAAGATGCCACGGGAGATGCCATCGCCATGGGACTTCGAGCAGGGCTTAAAGCGATGAACTTGGAGTTTGTCCAATTTCACCCTACAGGCTTAGAGGGTACCAACTTTCTTTTAAGTGAAGCCGCGCGTGCGGAGGGAGGAAAATTGGTGGATGAAAAGGGCGAATCGTTTGTCGATGAACTCAATACGAGAGATTTCGTAACACGCGCTATTTTTAAAGAGATGCAAAAAGGAAATAAAGTCTATTTGGATTTAAGAGACGTGCCCCAAGAGGTGATCGATACTAAGTTAATTGGGATTAAAAAAAGGGTGCATACCTTGAAAAAATTAGACCCTAGCCATGATCTTATTCCTGTAACACCTGTTGCGCACTACACGATGGGTGGCATTGAGACTGATGTCATTGGTCGAACCAGCATTAAAGGTCTTTTTATTGTAGGGGAAGCTGGAGACAATGGAGTTAATGGCGCGAATCGTTTAGGAGGGAATTCGCTTAGTCAAGGTGCGGTATTTGGCAAAATTTCAGCCTATGAAGCCATTAAATTTGCCAATAAAATGAAAAAGTTTAATGGCGTGGACTATTATGACATCACCAACGATATTGAGCTGGTTAACCGTTTAAAAAAATTAGCTGAACATATTGATACCAATGCCTTGCGAAATGAGATCGGGCAGATTATGTTTGAAAAAATCGGCATTATACGCACAGAGTCTGACATGCAAGAGGCGTTAGAAAAATTTGAGGCTATGGAAAGGACATTGGAGAGCATTCAAAACGATAAATCTTCAACGGTTAAAAGCATGTTAGAGCTTATCAATTCTCTTTTAGTCGCTAAAGCCGTCGCCAAATCTGCTTTGCTCAGAGAAGAGAGTAGGGGTTCTCACTTTAGGATAGATTTTCCTGAAAAAGATAGAAAATTTAAGATTAACACGCTTATAGGTATAAAAGACTTGTAAAATATTTTGGCTTGACTAATCGGTCAAATTTTGTTAGAATGTCACTTGACCAAACAGTCAAGCCATTAAGGAGGTTTTTATGCCACTCATTAACACGATTAAACCAGAAGATGCAACAGGTGAGCTCGCCGAGCTTTATGGGAAAATACAAGCCATGAGAGGACGTGTCAGCAACTCTGCACAAATCTTTAGTGCTAGCCCTGAACTCATTAAACAGCAAATGGCGTTTATCGAATACTACATGTTAAAGCAAAAAAGCCTTTCTATGGCACTTCTTGCCTGTATTCGTACACTCGTCTCCGATAAAAACGGTTGCCAATACTGTGTTGATTTTAACGCTTCTATGCTCATCAACATGATGCATTGGACACCCAAAGAGGTTGAAGCCATGCGTGCTAATCCAAACAATGCCAAACTGGATGCCAAAGAAAAAGCGATGCTTCTCTTTGTGCTTAAAGCTGTTCGCACCCCTCATGATGTAAACGCTTCAGACGTTCAAGCCTTGCGTGATCTTGGGTATGAAGATGGTGATATTTTGGATGCAACAAACCACGGTGCGCGTATGTCTGCCATTGACATTATCTTTGACGCATTTAAAATCGAGAAAGATTTTTAGCCACCGCTGCCTTAAAAGTAAATAGGAAATTAGTGTATAATTTCTTAATTCTTTTAAGGCACTATTTTTTATGATAAATAACGAAATTTTTTACCTCTTTGCCATCATCTCCGTTGGCTATATCCTAGGCAATATCAAAATCAGAGGCTTTTCACTTGATGTGACAGCAATGCTCATTGTAGCGTTGATTGCAGGGCATTTTGGTATGGTTATTTCTGACGCATTTCAATACTTTGGACTGGCGATTTTTATCTATGCTGTTGGGCTACAATCAGGTCCAGGTTTCTTTGACACCATTAAGCATGAAGGACTTAAACTCAATCTCATTGCCACAGCACTTTTGGTACTCCTTTTTATCATCATCTTTGGCTTTGGTTACTTTTTTGATCTTCCTAAGACTATTATCGATGGTATCTTTACAGGAGCCCTTACTTCTGTCCCAGCCCTTGCGGCAGCATTGGAAATCAAGCATACCCCAACCACTTCGGTTATCTTCGGTCTTGTGTACCCTTTTGGCATTGTGGCAACCGTTCTTTTTATTCGCGTACTTCCGGTACTTTTTCGTGTCGACTTGCAAAAAGAGGTTGAAGAGTATGAATCAAGCCAAAAAGTACGTTTTCCAGACATTCATACACGAAATTTTCGCATTACCAATGAAAACTTTAGAAATACCGAGATCAAAAAATCCAAAATCGAAAGTATGACCTCTACGGTCATTGAGCGTATGACCTCT from Sulfurospirillum oryzae encodes:
- a CDS encoding AraC family transcriptional regulator, which translates into the protein MKEITKEDYIHSVYKVIFYIEANYAQELSLEELAKVAGFSKYHFHRIFKAVSGENIGDYIRRIRLQRTTWKLKIEPKITQIALDSGYETNASFTKAFKKHFGMSPRAFSDQLKAKQGVVMVSPKVVNLEPITVLYVRKTGLYATSACEAWNVLMPFVYEQRMKFHKKIMDKETMHFGIGHDNPNLIEPDLLRYDACISCDDASIEPKGEVFRKVMEGGKFAVFLHKGAYENLKATYDEIGQWMVQSGVKLRDKPLFEKYLNRDPRRTKPENLRTEIYVPIE
- a CDS encoding phosphoglycerate mutase family protein, which translates into the protein MIYLMRHFKVKDTSTTWMNSAQFEQWVKDYDTFDLHYTQVDFPNIEIVYVSSQMRALKTADFVCHKYQISDLVREVDAKVFIKTSLLLPTWLWLVIARIQWYFNMSEGENRIDTVQRINEFFKTCDLTKNMCIISHGFVMKTIIKVLKKRGFYGNHTITPQNGRLYAFSNLATTE
- a CDS encoding TetR/AcrR family transcriptional regulator, translated to MENTRDKLINATFDEVFSHGYQGASLSDILAKAGVHKGSMYHFFANKKEMALASIEETILQKNAEKYRYVETYTSGFLEEFYTRLRDTSVRDFKRGCPIANIVQEMSNIDEDFNTLMKSIYGAFRANIKAILDKAIEVKEMKPCDTTKLALFITSTIEGAILAAKASGNAQDYVDVIEELIEHIEGKR
- a CDS encoding cysteine hydrolase family protein, whose translation is MKRALIVVDVQNEYFDGGALPISYPPHSFERIKTAIAQAQKAGILIVFVQHTSLKENAGAFVRGSQLWEFHDEIKTIKPDLYIEKNHASSFIGTDLNWRLRNLGIDTVSIIGYMTQNCCDATARDASQLGFNVEFLSDANGTLAFSNEAGEVSAEELHRAFLVAQAFGFSRVLTLNEWIPLLH
- a CDS encoding citrate/2-methylcitrate synthase — its product is MSALFTKETQAIFWNNNTSAIQRMLDYDYTINRLKPSVAAIVAPTSSNKFEKFFYGADEIMVPIFRNTKDAALAFPKADVLLNFASFRTAYDVTMEAIDITGQFKMVMVTAEGIPERLARKMNQTGRDAGVLIVGPATVGGIAPGGFKIANIGGTIENIIASKLHRAGSCGLVTRSGGLFNELANIIAINADGIAEGIAIGGDRFVGSVFIDNLLRMEHNPDVKYMVLLGEVGGLEEYKVIEAVRSGRIKKPIIAWCIGTIAKYFSSGVQFGHAGASANANAETAGAKNKAMAEVGIYVPSSFNELPNTIAKVYSELCDKGIIGKIVEPEVRSIPKVRRSKEFICTISDDRGDEATYAGYPISSVATPETGFGIGDVISLLWFKKRYPKWATDYLETVIKTVADHGPAVSGAHNAKVTARAGKDVISALVSGLVTIGPRFGGAIDDAARYFKYANDNGMSPDEFLEYMKKEGKTISGIGHRVKSVRNPDLRVSGLKQYAKAHFPKTPLLEFALEVEKITTSKKDNLILNVDGTIGVLMVDMWRSLGYSEDEIDGFIETGTLNALFVVGRSIGFIGHILDEKRLGMPMYRHPTDDILYNVAMADEI
- a CDS encoding ATP citrate lyase citrate-binding domain-containing protein translates to MAQRAIREYDGKAIFSKHWEKYFSGFHYGFRSVTVSSGDELRAKANEHGFEWLKQRALVAKPDMLFGKRGKNNLVLYKTKQAGDVTLEDAIKWIDEKSSYKTILLSGEKGTLNRFIVEPFTPHREDQEYYISATTVGEDDVLYLSAEGGMEVEEGWEKKVNEVVIPIMMDDVSISHLIRANVPLGIPAENKERFITFAEQFYAFYRDMNFAYLEINPIVMTGNDMHILDLVARLDDTAGFMMKDAWCGAEFPTAFGMEDQSAEEKAIAEADAKSGASLKLTLLNPMGRIWTMVAGGGASVVYADTIADLSGNVSDLANYGEYSGGPTTDETRFYAQTVLDLMTRHKDPKGRDKILIIGGAIANFTDVAKTFTGIIQAFEMYADKMKAVGTRIYVRRGGPNYEKGLKDIKEAADRLGLYIEVYGPQTHVTDIVRMALEK
- a CDS encoding malate dehydrogenase, producing MGKSKRVGIVGVGQVGSTVGYSIAMRGLAHEVILSDHKVERAKGMALDMSQSAQAARMSTLVKVAQTPEQLADCDLVVITAGSPRLPGMNRNDLLLKNAQIMKEVVRDVKTYSPNAIIIPVSNPLDVMVYVALKETGWDRSRIVGMSGILDSARMAHYIQEAIYNKHKIEFGGQVRAQVIGGHGDTMVPLPRFTTVAGLPLTDFLDWNEINEIVAKTKNGGAEIVRYLQTGSAYYAPAKATSLMVESILQDKKLVYPCAVMLEGEYAYDDVVSGVPVMLGARGVEQVFAPSLDAEQDRLFAESIRSVRELIDVLNKNNFFDTK
- a CDS encoding L-aspartate oxidase, coding for MKYDVIIIGSGIAGMRAAIEAKELGANVVIITKSSPSANNSFMAKGGINAAFGNMGDADNIFQHIAETLKSSVDIGNEESIRIFCEQAPTAVRELIGYGVEFTRLPNGKIAQRPFGGSKFKRTVYAADETGPAIMKALYEVIKNYEIDIIKNHMAINLMTKNNIISGVTLFDEETQKVVVCEGKSIILASGGFGSLYKNYTSNVKDATGDAIAMGLRAGLKAMNLEFVQFHPTGLEGTNFLLSEAARAEGGKLVDEKGESFVDELNTRDFVTRAIFKEMQKGNKVYLDLRDVPQEVIDTKLIGIKKRVHTLKKLDPSHDLIPVTPVAHYTMGGIETDVIGRTSIKGLFIVGEAGDNGVNGANRLGGNSLSQGAVFGKISAYEAIKFANKMKKFNGVDYYDITNDIELVNRLKKLAEHIDTNALRNEIGQIMFEKIGIIRTESDMQEALEKFEAMERTLESIQNDKSSTVKSMLELINSLLVAKAVAKSALLREESRGSHFRIDFPEKDRKFKINTLIGIKDL
- a CDS encoding carboxymuconolactone decarboxylase family protein, coding for MPLINTIKPEDATGELAELYGKIQAMRGRVSNSAQIFSASPELIKQQMAFIEYYMLKQKSLSMALLACIRTLVSDKNGCQYCVDFNASMLINMMHWTPKEVEAMRANPNNAKLDAKEKAMLLFVLKAVRTPHDVNASDVQALRDLGYEDGDILDATNHGARMSAIDIIFDAFKIEKDF